The Burkholderia cepacia genome includes a region encoding these proteins:
- the pyrH gene encoding UMP kinase: protein MSNAYKRVLLKLSGEALMGDDAFGINRATIERMVADIAEVVRLGTQLAVVIGGGNIFRGVAGGAAGMDRATADYMGMLATMMNALALQDAMRHAGIEARVQSALRMDQVVEPYIRPRAIRQLEEGRVVIFAAGTGNPFFTTDTAAALRGSEVGAEVVLKATKVDGVYSADPKKDPAATRYTTITFDEAISRNLQVMDATAFALCRDQKLPIRVFSINKPGALKRIVLGEDEGTLVHV from the coding sequence ATGTCCAATGCCTATAAACGCGTCCTCCTCAAACTCTCCGGCGAAGCGCTGATGGGCGACGATGCCTTCGGCATCAATCGCGCGACGATCGAACGGATGGTGGCCGATATCGCCGAAGTCGTGCGTCTCGGTACGCAACTCGCGGTCGTGATCGGTGGCGGTAATATTTTCCGCGGTGTCGCGGGTGGCGCGGCCGGCATGGATCGCGCGACGGCGGACTACATGGGGATGCTCGCGACGATGATGAACGCGCTGGCGCTGCAGGACGCGATGCGCCACGCCGGCATCGAGGCGCGCGTGCAGTCCGCGCTGCGCATGGACCAGGTCGTCGAGCCGTATATCCGGCCCCGCGCGATTCGCCAGCTCGAGGAAGGCCGCGTCGTGATCTTCGCGGCCGGTACGGGCAACCCGTTCTTCACGACGGACACGGCCGCCGCGCTGCGCGGTTCGGAAGTGGGCGCCGAGGTCGTGCTGAAGGCGACCAAGGTCGATGGCGTATATTCTGCCGATCCGAAGAAGGATCCGGCGGCCACGCGCTATACGACGATCACGTTCGACGAGGCGATCAGCCGCAACCTGCAAGTGATGGACGCGACGGCCTTCGCGCTGTGCCGCGACCAGAAGCTGCCGATTCGCGTGTTTTCGATCAACAAGCCGGGCGCGCTCAAGCGCATCGTGCTGGGCGAGGACGAAGGTACGCTCGTCCACGTGTAA
- the frr gene encoding ribosome recycling factor, which yields MSVADTKKGVEQKMQRSIEAFKNDLAKIRTGRAHTGLLDHVQVDYYGSMVPISQVANLTLVDARTIGVQPWEKNMVAKVEKAIREADLGLNPATAGDLIRVPMPALTEERRRELTKVVKSEGETAKVAIRNLRRDANEALKKLVKDKEISEDDERRASDDVQKLTDKHVAEIDKLVQSKEAEIMTV from the coding sequence ATGAGTGTCGCTGATACCAAGAAGGGCGTCGAGCAAAAGATGCAGCGCTCGATCGAAGCGTTCAAGAACGATCTGGCAAAGATCCGTACGGGCCGTGCACACACCGGTCTGCTCGATCACGTGCAGGTCGACTACTACGGGTCGATGGTGCCGATCTCGCAGGTCGCCAACCTGACGCTCGTCGATGCGCGCACGATCGGCGTGCAGCCGTGGGAAAAGAACATGGTCGCGAAGGTCGAGAAGGCCATTCGCGAAGCCGACCTGGGCCTGAACCCGGCCACGGCCGGCGACCTGATCCGCGTGCCGATGCCCGCGCTGACGGAAGAGCGCCGCCGCGAACTGACCAAGGTCGTCAAGAGCGAAGGCGAAACGGCCAAGGTCGCGATCCGCAACCTGCGCCGCGACGCGAACGAAGCGCTCAAGAAGCTCGTGAAGGACAAGGAAATCTCGGAAGACGACGAGCGCCGTGCGAGCGACGACGTGCAGAAGCTGACCGACAAGCACGTTGCCGAAATCGACAAGCTCGTGCAGAGCAAGGAAGCCGAGATCATGACGGTCTGA